Proteins found in one Pseudoxanthomonas sp. SL93 genomic segment:
- a CDS encoding MFS transporter encodes MRASSAGRPFNRSDARTLALSALGGALEFYDFVVFVFFTRVLSVLFFPEGMSPWLAQLQVYGIFAAGYLARPLGGIVMAHFGDRLGRKRMFTLSVFLMSVPTLLIGLLPTYAQIGVMAPVLLLVLRVVQGIAVGGEVPGAWVFVAEHVPRRRMGFACATLTAGLTAGILIGSLLAAWINGHYAPEQVEAWVWRVPFLLGGVFGFVAVWLRRWLHETPVFEEMRARKQLSRQLPVKQVLAGHRTAVVLSMLASWQLTAAIVVVVLMTPTLVQGAFGVPPAVAFHGNSVATAALIVGCLCAGWAVDRFGVARALLAGSLALAASVYALYLHLAIGDGSGFVALYALAGFCCGVVGVVPALMVAAFPPVVRFSGLSFSYNVAYAVFGGLTPPLIGLLSRSWGGLAPAHYVALTCVVGIAVATFVAMKHPLRY; translated from the coding sequence ATGCGCGCATCCAGCGCCGGACGCCCTTTCAATCGCAGCGACGCCAGGACGCTGGCGCTGTCCGCCCTGGGTGGTGCGCTGGAGTTCTACGACTTCGTCGTGTTCGTGTTCTTCACCCGCGTACTCAGCGTGCTGTTCTTTCCCGAAGGCATGTCGCCGTGGCTGGCGCAGCTGCAGGTGTACGGCATCTTCGCCGCCGGCTACCTGGCCCGGCCGCTGGGTGGCATCGTGATGGCGCATTTCGGCGACCGCCTGGGTCGCAAGCGCATGTTCACGCTGAGCGTCTTCCTGATGTCGGTACCCACGCTGCTGATCGGCCTGCTGCCCACCTACGCGCAGATCGGCGTGATGGCACCGGTGTTGCTGCTGGTGCTGCGCGTCGTGCAGGGCATTGCGGTGGGTGGCGAAGTGCCCGGTGCGTGGGTGTTCGTGGCCGAGCACGTACCGCGGCGGCGCATGGGCTTTGCCTGCGCCACGCTGACGGCCGGACTGACGGCCGGGATCCTGATCGGTTCGCTGCTCGCCGCCTGGATCAACGGACACTATGCGCCGGAGCAGGTCGAGGCGTGGGTCTGGCGTGTCCCGTTCCTGCTGGGCGGCGTGTTCGGCTTCGTGGCGGTCTGGCTGCGTCGCTGGCTGCACGAAACGCCGGTCTTCGAAGAGATGCGTGCGCGCAAGCAGTTGTCCCGGCAATTGCCGGTGAAACAGGTGCTGGCCGGGCATCGCACGGCGGTGGTGCTGTCGATGCTGGCGTCGTGGCAGCTGACGGCGGCCATCGTGGTGGTGGTGCTGATGACGCCGACGCTGGTGCAGGGCGCGTTCGGCGTTCCGCCGGCGGTGGCGTTCCATGGCAACAGCGTGGCGACCGCCGCGCTGATCGTCGGATGCCTGTGCGCGGGGTGGGCGGTGGATCGGTTCGGCGTGGCGCGCGCGCTGCTGGCGGGTTCCCTTGCGCTGGCCGCGAGCGTATATGCGCTGTACCTGCACCTGGCGATAGGCGACGGATCGGGCTTCGTGGCGCTCTACGCACTGGCGGGTTTCTGCTGTGGTGTGGTGGGCGTGGTGCCGGCCCTGATGGTGGCGGCGTTTCCGCCGGTGGTACGCTTTTCGGGCCTGTCGTTCTCGTACAACGTGGCGTACGCGGTCTTCGGCGGCCTGACGCCGCCGCTGATCGGGCTGCTTTCCCGCAGCTGGGGCGGCCTGGCACCGGCGCATTACGTGGCACTGACCTGCGTGGTCGGCATCGCGGTGGCCACCTTCGTGGCCATGAAGCATCCGCTGCGCTACTGA
- a CDS encoding Pr6Pr family membrane protein — protein sequence MAALSPNPPAAGDDNGEGIVAFAPIHGILCATHQEPAMPDASPLSPATRWSAALVCAVSLASLVLQYVLILQATRSNIGPLLGSVRFFSYFTILSNIAVALVTLHGVLARDGFFARARVRAAVALYIGVTGLVYTFVLSKLWEPQGAQWWADSGLHYATPLLYGVWWLGLVPHGTLTLRDVVGWLVFPALYTAWVFLRGAWVDEYPYPFLDVGQLGWMKTLLNSTAVLLLFLLVGVLLVALDRALARRNAARPE from the coding sequence ATGGCGGCATTGTCGCCGAATCCGCCTGCCGCTGGCGACGACAACGGCGAGGGCATCGTTGCCTTCGCCCCCATCCATGGCATCCTCTGCGCCACACACCAGGAGCCCGCGATGCCCGACGCGTCCCCTCTGTCCCCGGCCACGCGATGGAGCGCGGCATTGGTCTGCGCCGTCTCCCTCGCATCGCTGGTACTGCAGTACGTGCTCATCCTGCAGGCCACGCGTTCGAACATCGGGCCGTTGCTGGGCAGCGTGCGGTTCTTCAGCTACTTCACCATCCTGAGCAACATCGCGGTGGCGCTGGTGACCCTGCATGGGGTGCTGGCGCGCGACGGCTTCTTCGCGCGCGCGCGGGTGCGCGCGGCCGTGGCGCTTTACATCGGCGTCACCGGCCTGGTGTACACGTTCGTGCTGAGCAAGCTGTGGGAACCGCAGGGTGCGCAGTGGTGGGCGGACAGCGGGCTGCACTACGCCACGCCGCTGCTGTACGGAGTGTGGTGGCTGGGGCTGGTGCCGCATGGCACGCTGACGTTGCGCGACGTGGTGGGATGGCTGGTCTTCCCGGCGCTGTATACGGCGTGGGTGTTCCTGCGCGGGGCATGGGTGGACGAATACCCGTACCCGTTCCTGGATGTCGGCCAGCTAGGGTGGATGAAAACACTGCTGAACTCGACCGCCGTACTGCTGCTCTTCCTGCTGGTGGGTGTGCTGCTGGTGGCGCTGGATCGGGCATTGGCGAGGCGGAACGCCGCCCGACCCGAGTGA
- a CDS encoding DMT family transporter, with product MPMPPTTKAQLQIHSCVLLWGFTPILGKLITLSALPLVWWRMLIVVAALALLPRVWRGLRAMSARLILAYCGIGVVVALHWLTFYGAIKLSNASVAVTCIALAPAFTSVIEPWLTRRPFSVRELLFGLAVLPGVALVVGGIPDGMRLGVLVGAISALLVAIFGPLNKRLIDHGEPLTITGLELGAGTLLLTVLAPLMPMVFPSFAGDLFTLPSLHDGLLLLVLSLLCTLLPFALSLVALRHLSAYGVQLVTNLEPVYAIVLAIVLLGEQRELTPLFYLGVAIILAAVFLHPLLGSRRSRQEDIHHPEVLGTSEAKGMVD from the coding sequence ATGCCCATGCCCCCGACCACCAAGGCCCAGTTGCAGATCCATTCCTGCGTGCTGCTCTGGGGCTTCACCCCCATCCTTGGCAAGCTGATCACGCTGTCCGCCCTGCCGCTGGTGTGGTGGCGCATGTTGATCGTGGTCGCGGCATTGGCCCTGCTGCCGCGCGTCTGGCGCGGACTGCGTGCGATGTCGGCCAGGCTGATCCTCGCCTACTGCGGCATCGGCGTGGTGGTCGCGCTGCACTGGCTGACCTTCTACGGCGCCATCAAGCTGTCCAATGCCTCGGTGGCGGTGACCTGCATCGCGCTGGCGCCGGCCTTCACCTCGGTGATCGAACCCTGGCTGACGCGGCGTCCGTTCTCGGTGCGCGAACTGCTGTTCGGGCTGGCCGTGTTGCCGGGCGTGGCGCTGGTGGTCGGCGGCATTCCCGACGGCATGCGCCTGGGCGTGCTGGTCGGGGCCATCTCGGCCCTGCTGGTGGCCATCTTCGGCCCGCTGAACAAGCGCCTGATCGACCACGGCGAACCACTGACCATCACCGGACTGGAACTCGGCGCGGGCACGCTGCTGCTGACGGTGCTGGCGCCGTTGATGCCGATGGTCTTCCCTTCGTTCGCCGGCGACCTGTTCACCCTGCCCAGCCTGCATGACGGCTTGCTGCTGCTGGTGCTGTCGCTGCTGTGCACGCTGCTGCCGTTCGCGCTGTCGCTGGTCGCGCTGCGCCACCTGAGCGCCTACGGTGTGCAGCTGGTGACCAACCTGGAGCCGGTCTACGCCATCGTGCTGGCGATCGTGCTGCTGGGCGAACAACGCGAACTGACGCCGCTGTTCTACCTGGGCGTGGCGATCATCCTCGCCGCGGTATTCCTGCACCCGCTGCTCGGTAGCCGCCGTTCGCGGCAGGAAGACATCCACCACCCCGAGGTGCTGGGGACGTCCGAAGCCAAGGGCATGGTGGACTGA
- a CDS encoding universal stress protein, whose protein sequence is MKILLAVDGSDIGLAAVRHVVQLSKALAELPAVTLLYADPPLLRSVALELGSDGVQRYHAENGAYALKKARTALKRAQLPYTEKVLVGEPAESIVKQAKAGKADLIVMGTHGRGALKQLLVGSVALKVIATSPVPVVVAR, encoded by the coding sequence ATGAAGATCCTGTTGGCCGTGGACGGCAGCGATATCGGCCTGGCCGCCGTGCGTCACGTCGTGCAACTGTCCAAGGCGTTGGCGGAACTCCCTGCCGTGACGCTGCTGTATGCCGATCCGCCGCTGCTGCGCTCGGTCGCGCTGGAGTTGGGGAGCGATGGGGTGCAGCGCTACCACGCAGAGAACGGCGCCTACGCCCTGAAGAAGGCGCGCACGGCGCTCAAGCGCGCACAACTCCCCTACACCGAGAAGGTGCTGGTGGGCGAACCCGCGGAAAGCATCGTCAAGCAGGCCAAGGCCGGCAAGGCCGACCTGATCGTCATGGGCACGCATGGGCGCGGTGCACTGAAGCAGCTGCTGGTAGGTTCGGTGGCCCTGAAGGTAATCGCGACCAGCCCGGTGCCGGTGGTCGTGGCACGCTGA
- a CDS encoding sensor domain-containing diguanylate cyclase, which produces MSAPRKPDNEEERLAALRSFDILDSEPERAFDDLVQIAAAICGVPMAAVTLIDRDRQWFKAQVGMEQPDPSLDTSFCAHTILSPDTMTVVADATRDARFADNPLVTAENGIRFYAGAPLVTADGFALGALCLVDDQPRHLDAFQLSALDALSRQVTHLLELRQVSRQLSLQLREREWYEQQLHHYHHELETQNAELSEQTRTDPLTGLPNRRAFGAALAAAQEKSRETGERLAIAVLDVDHFKMVNDLHGHDEGDRVLVALADMLKAQVAGKGLAARYGGEEFVVLMPGASLEEARLQCEFVRQSVSLLPIGLPISVSIGLTAMVRGDDAEAMFKRADTALYEAKRSGRDRVVALSNQAA; this is translated from the coding sequence ATGAGCGCACCGCGCAAGCCCGACAACGAGGAAGAGCGGCTGGCCGCATTGCGCAGCTTCGACATCCTCGACAGCGAGCCGGAGCGGGCGTTCGATGACCTGGTGCAGATCGCCGCCGCCATCTGCGGGGTCCCCATGGCGGCGGTCACGCTGATCGACCGCGACCGGCAATGGTTCAAGGCACAGGTCGGCATGGAACAGCCGGACCCGTCGCTGGACACCTCGTTCTGCGCGCATACCATCCTCAGCCCCGACACGATGACGGTGGTGGCGGATGCCACCCGCGACGCACGCTTTGCCGACAACCCGCTGGTGACTGCCGAGAACGGCATCCGCTTCTACGCAGGTGCGCCGCTGGTGACCGCCGATGGTTTCGCGTTGGGCGCGCTGTGCCTGGTGGACGATCAGCCGCGCCACCTGGATGCATTCCAACTGTCCGCACTCGACGCTCTGTCGCGGCAGGTCACGCACTTGCTGGAGCTGCGCCAGGTGAGCCGCCAGCTGAGCCTGCAGCTGCGCGAGCGCGAGTGGTACGAACAGCAGCTGCACCATTACCATCATGAGCTGGAAACGCAGAATGCCGAGCTTTCCGAACAGACCCGTACCGACCCGCTGACAGGGCTGCCCAACCGTCGTGCGTTCGGTGCGGCGTTGGCCGCTGCGCAGGAGAAATCGCGCGAGACGGGTGAGCGCCTGGCCATCGCGGTGCTGGACGTGGACCACTTCAAGATGGTCAACGACCTGCATGGCCATGACGAAGGCGACCGCGTGCTGGTTGCGCTGGCCGACATGCTGAAAGCGCAGGTGGCGGGCAAGGGACTGGCGGCGCGCTACGGCGGCGAGGAGTTCGTGGTGCTGATGCCGGGTGCTTCGCTGGAAGAGGCGCGCCTGCAATGCGAGTTCGTCCGCCAGAGCGTGTCGCTGCTGCCCATCGGCCTGCCCATCTCGGTCAGCATCGGCCTGACCGCGATGGTGCGCGGCGACGACGCCGAGGCGATGTTCAAGCGTGCCGATACCGCGCTGTACGAGGCCAAGCGCAGCGGCCGCGACCGCGTGGTGGCGCTCTCCAACCAGGCGGCTTGA
- a CDS encoding pseudouridine synthase: MSERLNKHIAETGFCSRREADRLIAERRVTVNGIAAGVGAVVGPDDQVLVDGQPLKARAAKAGKRKHVYIVLNKPVGITCTTESSVKDNIVEFIGHEQRIFPIGRLDKDSEGLILLTSNGDIVNKILRAENHHEKEYLVAVNKPVTDEFLRSMARGVRVHGQMTLPCRASRIAKFGFRITLTQGLNRQIRLMAAAFDYRVTQLRRVRIDNIKLGDLKPGRWRNLTDQELRGLLPQQESW; encoded by the coding sequence ATGAGCGAACGCCTGAACAAACACATCGCCGAAACCGGCTTCTGTTCCCGCCGCGAGGCCGACCGGCTGATCGCCGAGCGCCGGGTCACCGTGAATGGCATCGCCGCCGGCGTGGGCGCGGTGGTCGGCCCGGACGACCAGGTGCTGGTCGACGGCCAGCCGTTGAAGGCGCGTGCCGCCAAGGCCGGCAAGCGCAAGCACGTCTACATCGTGCTGAACAAACCCGTCGGCATCACCTGTACGACCGAGTCGTCGGTGAAGGACAACATCGTCGAGTTCATCGGCCACGAGCAGCGCATCTTTCCGATCGGACGGCTGGACAAGGACTCCGAAGGCCTGATCCTGCTGACCAGCAACGGCGACATCGTCAACAAGATCCTGCGCGCCGAGAACCACCACGAAAAGGAATACCTGGTCGCCGTCAACAAGCCGGTGACCGACGAATTCCTGCGCAGCATGGCACGCGGCGTGCGCGTGCACGGGCAGATGACCCTGCCGTGCCGGGCCAGCCGCATCGCCAAGTTCGGCTTCCGCATCACGCTGACCCAGGGCCTCAACCGGCAGATCCGCCTGATGGCGGCCGCGTTCGACTACCGCGTCACCCAGCTGCGCCGCGTGCGCATCGACAACATCAAGCTGGGCGACCTAAAGCCGGGCCGCTGGCGCAATCTGACCGACCAGGAACTGCGCGGATTGCTGCCGCAGCAGGAGAGCTGGTGA
- a CDS encoding EAL domain-containing protein, whose translation MDIEGTHPAGARTADGTAGEANQRGLQRLPIRVAALIVLSAFGALLTAAILETQAGATAYIIGESHWSKAQQRAVHSLYRYAGHADPSDLADAREALDVPLGDRDGRLALERSPVDLAAARAGFLRGNNAPDDIDRLIRMYRVLSGAPYFKQSVHYWRQAETEILQLVQLADELEQRSRRGPLDAASVHHYQERLRVIDARVRPVELAFSRSLADGANFMRHVLLVLSGIAFVLLAGYALHVMRRTLRHVRETESEFRLAFHQSAVGMLKMDRDGRFTQSNEALAQILDMPLPSLRLRTLADVLHPEDLPLSAGGGIDWTRMVQPGERRLLRADGSIRWVRWTASVIAGPQPAADQMFALVEDVSEAHELACEIAYQASHDELTGLINRREIGRRLGHALAHARNHASPHALCYVDLDQFKLINDTCGHAAGDRYLCHFAHVLSAQLRRGDWLGRLGGDEFAVLLHDTSLEAAEAAMGRVQTALARAAFACDGRTFGLNCSIGVAELNGEAPDVDWLLRAADAACYVAKEEGRNRIRCYRESDQSLSRRRRELEWVANTQLAIAEHRLLLHAQLIVAVDDPGRLQYEVLVRLLDREGQLHAPGTFLPAMERHGQAMALDRYVVDAVVAQLSADPAHLAELDLCHVNVSAQSVADPVFLAHVASQLDRHPGVARKLCFEITETAVIGNLPDACRFIEAMRARGGRIALDDFGSGLSSFAYLKRLPVDILKIDGAFIRDLANGEADLALVRSMSQMGQALGKVTIAEWVESDDVVQQLAALGIRYVQGYAVHVPCPLSELIRHGATRPQLVPA comes from the coding sequence GTGGACATTGAAGGAACACATCCCGCAGGCGCACGCACGGCAGACGGCACCGCCGGAGAAGCGAATCAACGCGGCCTGCAGCGACTCCCCATCCGGGTCGCCGCCCTCATCGTCCTGTCCGCATTCGGCGCGCTGCTGACGGCGGCCATCCTGGAAACCCAGGCCGGTGCCACCGCCTACATCATCGGCGAGAGCCATTGGTCCAAGGCCCAGCAGCGGGCGGTGCACAGCCTGTACCGGTACGCCGGCCACGCCGATCCGTCCGACCTTGCCGACGCCCGCGAAGCGCTGGATGTCCCCCTCGGCGACCGCGATGGCAGGCTGGCGCTGGAGCGCAGCCCGGTGGATCTGGCCGCCGCGCGTGCCGGGTTCCTGCGCGGCAACAATGCCCCGGATGACATCGACCGCCTGATCCGGATGTACCGCGTATTGTCCGGCGCCCCCTATTTCAAACAGTCGGTGCACTACTGGCGCCAAGCCGAAACCGAAATCCTGCAACTGGTGCAGCTGGCGGACGAACTGGAGCAGCGGTCGCGGCGCGGTCCGCTCGACGCGGCCAGCGTGCACCACTACCAGGAGCGCCTGCGCGTGATCGATGCGCGCGTGCGGCCGGTCGAGCTGGCGTTCTCGCGCTCGCTCGCCGACGGCGCGAACTTCATGCGGCATGTGCTGCTGGTGCTGAGCGGCATCGCCTTCGTGCTGCTGGCCGGCTATGCGCTCCACGTGATGCGCCGCACGCTGCGCCACGTACGCGAAACCGAGAGCGAGTTCCGCCTGGCATTCCACCAGTCGGCGGTAGGCATGCTGAAGATGGACCGCGACGGGCGCTTCACCCAGTCCAACGAAGCCCTGGCCCAGATCCTCGATATGCCGTTGCCGTCGCTGCGCCTGCGGACGCTGGCGGACGTGCTGCACCCGGAGGATCTGCCGCTGTCCGCGGGCGGCGGCATCGACTGGACGCGCATGGTGCAACCGGGCGAGCGCCGCCTGCTGCGCGCCGACGGCAGCATCCGCTGGGTGCGCTGGACGGCCTCGGTCATCGCAGGCCCGCAGCCCGCCGCCGACCAGATGTTCGCGCTGGTGGAAGACGTCTCCGAAGCGCACGAACTCGCCTGCGAGATCGCTTACCAGGCCAGCCACGACGAACTCACCGGGCTGATCAACCGGCGCGAAATCGGTCGCCGCCTGGGCCACGCGCTCGCGCATGCACGCAACCACGCCTCGCCGCACGCGCTGTGCTATGTCGACCTGGACCAGTTCAAGCTGATCAACGACACCTGCGGCCATGCGGCGGGCGACCGTTATCTCTGCCATTTCGCGCACGTGTTGTCGGCGCAGCTGCGACGTGGCGACTGGCTGGGCCGGCTGGGTGGCGATGAATTCGCGGTACTGCTGCATGACACGTCACTGGAAGCGGCGGAGGCCGCGATGGGGCGGGTGCAGACGGCGCTTGCGCGCGCCGCGTTCGCCTGTGACGGGCGTACGTTCGGCCTCAACTGCAGCATCGGCGTGGCCGAACTCAATGGCGAGGCGCCCGATGTCGACTGGCTGCTGCGCGCGGCGGATGCGGCGTGCTATGTCGCCAAGGAGGAAGGTCGCAACCGCATCCGCTGCTACCGCGAGTCCGACCAGAGCCTGTCGCGCCGGCGCCGCGAACTGGAATGGGTGGCGAACACCCAGCTGGCCATCGCCGAACATCGCCTGCTGCTGCATGCGCAGCTGATCGTCGCGGTCGACGACCCGGGCCGCCTGCAGTACGAGGTGCTGGTGCGCCTGCTCGACCGCGAGGGCCAGCTGCACGCGCCGGGCACCTTCCTTCCGGCGATGGAGCGGCATGGTCAGGCGATGGCGCTGGACCGCTACGTCGTGGATGCGGTGGTCGCGCAGCTCTCGGCCGACCCCGCCCACTTGGCCGAACTCGACCTGTGCCACGTGAACGTGTCGGCGCAGTCGGTGGCCGACCCTGTATTCCTCGCACACGTCGCATCGCAGCTGGACCGGCATCCCGGCGTGGCCCGCAAGCTGTGCTTCGAGATCACCGAGACGGCCGTGATCGGCAACCTGCCCGATGCGTGCCGCTTCATCGAAGCGATGCGCGCGCGCGGGGGGCGCATCGCGCTGGATGATTTCGGCAGCGGCCTGTCGTCGTTCGCCTACCTGAAGCGGTTGCCGGTGGACATCCTGAAGATCGACGGCGCCTTCATCCGCGACCTGGCCAACGGCGAAGCCGACCTGGCCCTGGTGCGCTCGATGAGCCAGATGGGGCAGGCGCTGGGCAAGGTGACCATCGCCGAATGGGTGGAGTCGGACGACGTCGTGCAGCAGCTGGCGGCGCTGGGCATCCGCTACGTGCAGGGTTACGCCGTACATGTGCCTTGCCCCTTGAGCGAGCTGATCCGCCACGGCGCGACCCGCCCCCAACTGGTCCCCGCCTGA
- a CDS encoding GGDEF domain-containing protein, with protein sequence MVSKPGVFAWLLLALCAASCAATATPQPGRDYLVTGAAATQGAPVRACDPAVLATLQEQIEIPAPPGGWPGAPQAVNVFNVFAGEVMVRHGDREVCGRMHDARTRDSRFRAGVGMVVVPPAGDREPIRVAWATPLKAGWIPTVRIGAPSPVQQIDTARLLVRTACLAIAIALAFTALMGFLSARDRAFLGYALLCVLSVLWQATLSGLSGYPEPWLPVGTDESRWLVAFSCFGLPMLVYVMWWLVGGMRRWPASRQPLRYAVAAVCSLGVLAAWLPLPWLASIATALDQVFAIACAAILVVGWLGLWQRRADTVAVAGIAAVLPFLVMAAMDLLGQPWLVEHRVEALQLSITWFLIVSAYALNLRLGRLRQQRDEMQALADTDALTGLPNRRAGLRRLDELVQMARASGVPLTVGFLDIDLFKRINDVHGHAVGDRVLVAVAHTLTTAVRDPADVVRMGGEEFLVLLPGVEAATARQRFEAMRRQVARAGTDIGTSGLSVTASIGQASLCDADDDGANLLRRADEAMYGAKRAGRDRVVEAGTFALDGNN encoded by the coding sequence ATGGTTTCCAAACCGGGGGTGTTCGCATGGCTGCTGCTGGCGCTGTGCGCCGCATCATGTGCCGCGACGGCAACCCCGCAGCCCGGTCGCGACTATCTGGTCACGGGCGCCGCGGCGACCCAGGGGGCGCCGGTCCGCGCCTGTGATCCGGCGGTGCTGGCCACCCTGCAGGAACAGATCGAGATCCCGGCGCCGCCAGGCGGCTGGCCGGGCGCGCCGCAGGCCGTGAACGTGTTCAACGTGTTCGCCGGCGAGGTGATGGTGCGCCATGGCGACCGCGAGGTCTGCGGACGCATGCACGATGCCCGCACGCGCGACTCCCGTTTCCGTGCCGGCGTGGGCATGGTGGTGGTGCCGCCTGCCGGCGACCGCGAGCCGATCCGGGTGGCGTGGGCCACGCCGCTGAAGGCAGGCTGGATTCCCACCGTGCGCATCGGTGCGCCCAGTCCCGTGCAGCAGATCGACACCGCGCGCCTGCTGGTGCGCACGGCCTGCCTGGCCATCGCCATCGCGCTGGCCTTCACCGCCCTAATGGGGTTCCTGAGCGCCCGCGACCGCGCGTTCCTGGGCTATGCCTTGCTGTGCGTGCTGTCGGTGCTGTGGCAGGCCACGTTGAGCGGCCTGAGCGGCTATCCGGAGCCGTGGTTGCCGGTCGGCACGGACGAATCCCGCTGGCTGGTGGCGTTTTCGTGTTTCGGCCTGCCGATGCTGGTGTACGTGATGTGGTGGCTGGTGGGCGGCATGCGGCGCTGGCCGGCATCGCGGCAGCCATTGCGCTATGCGGTGGCGGCCGTCTGCAGCCTGGGCGTGCTGGCGGCATGGCTTCCCCTGCCGTGGCTGGCGAGCATCGCGACCGCCCTGGACCAGGTGTTCGCCATCGCCTGCGCCGCGATCCTGGTGGTGGGGTGGCTGGGCCTGTGGCAACGGCGCGCCGACACCGTGGCCGTCGCGGGCATCGCCGCGGTGCTGCCGTTCCTGGTGATGGCGGCGATGGACCTGCTGGGCCAGCCGTGGCTGGTGGAACACCGCGTCGAAGCCCTCCAGTTGTCGATCACCTGGTTCCTGATAGTCAGCGCGTACGCGTTGAACCTGCGGCTGGGCCGGTTGCGCCAGCAGCGCGACGAGATGCAGGCGCTGGCGGATACCGATGCCCTGACCGGCCTGCCCAATCGGCGTGCCGGCCTGCGGCGCCTGGACGAACTCGTGCAGATGGCCCGGGCGTCGGGGGTGCCGTTGACGGTGGGCTTCCTGGACATCGACCTGTTCAAGCGGATCAACGACGTCCATGGCCATGCGGTGGGCGACCGCGTGCTGGTGGCGGTGGCGCACACGCTGACCACCGCGGTGCGCGACCCGGCCGACGTGGTGCGGATGGGCGGGGAGGAATTCCTGGTGCTGCTGCCGGGCGTGGAAGCCGCTACGGCGCGCCAGCGTTTCGAAGCCATGCGCCGGCAGGTGGCCAGGGCTGGGACCGACATCGGCACGTCCGGGCTGTCGGTGACGGCCAGCATCGGCCAGGCGTCGTTGTGCGATGCCGACGATGACGGCGCCAACCTGCTGCGGCGGGCCGACGAAGCCATGTACGGCGCCAAGCGTGCGGGCCGCGACCGGGTGGTCGAAGCCGGCACGTTCGCGCTGGACGGCAACAATTGA